The proteins below are encoded in one region of Stigmatopora argus isolate UIUO_Sarg chromosome 2, RoL_Sarg_1.0, whole genome shotgun sequence:
- the ace2 gene encoding angiotensin-converting enzyme 2, whose amino-acid sequence MSGKTLLFLFALCCSVHTETQVEKDAAAFLDQFDVEASERIYQYSLASWAYNTNITKENSDKLSEEGQIWTKFYNEKSDQASKFTISEIRDPQIKLQLIILQDKGAGVLSQEKAAHLSQIMSDMSTIYSTTSVCMMDDPHDCQTLEPGLEHVMATSRNYSELLHVWEGWRREVGKKMRPLYEDYVILKNEAAKLNNFEDYGAYWRYNYETIDEESPYDYNRHELMEDVRSIYKQILPLYKELHAYVRAKLMKVHEGHIDERGPLPANLLGDMWGRFWANLYPLVMPYHGEIDVSTTMVEKGWTERRLFEEAEKFFMSVGLFKMYDNFWNNSMLVKPDDGRNVVCHPTAWDMGNTEDYRIKMCTKVNMDNFLTVHHEMGHNQYQMAYKNLSYLLRDGANEGFHEAVGEIMSLSAATPKHLKALGLLPADHIYDNETEINFLLKQALTIVATLPFTYMLEEWRWQVFAGNIPEEKWMLRWWEMKRDLVGVVEPVPRDETYCDPAALFHVSGDYSFIRYFTRTIYQFQFQKALCHAAGQSDVLSSCDITGSKEAGAKLRSMLELGRSKSWTRALHAISGDTRMDARPLLDYFQKLYVWLKEDNMKHNRTVGWDPAVDPYSKDAIKVRLSLKMAMGDEAYSWNANEQYLFRASVAYALRQYYSQKNNTLLFTAENVITYKQTPRISFYMVVTNPESPSQFVPREDLKAAIRQSRGRLNDAFQLDDHTLEFDGIPATLSPPVEQPVEVWLVVFGVVMAVVVLMGLFLIISGIIGRKRKSRNTVVENPYEPEGQTNRAYEESHDELTGL is encoded by the exons ATGTCGGGAAAGACTCTGCTTTTCCTTTTTGCTCTCTGTTGTTCAGTTCATACTGAGACGCAAGTTGAAAAAGACGCTGCAGCCTTCCTGGACCAATTTGATGTGGAGGCTAGTGAGCGGATATACCAGTACTCACTAGCGTCATGGGCATACAACACCAACATCACAAAGGAGAACTCGGACAAACTG TCAGAAGAGGGTCAAATTTGGACCAAGTTCTACAACGAAAAGTCGGATCAGGCTTCCAAATTCACCATTAGTGAAATCAGGGATCCTCAAATCAAATTGCAGCTCATCATACTACAAGACAAAGGCGCCGGGGTTCTGTCGCAGGAGAAAGCTGCGCAC CTGAGCCAGATCATGAGTGACATGAGTACAATCTACAGCACAACAAGTGTGTGCATGATGGACGATCCACATGACTGTCAAACTTTGGAGCCAG GCTTGGAACACGTGATGGCCACCAGCCGCAACTACTCTGAGCTTCTGCATGTATGGGAGGGATGGAGAAGGGAGGTGGGGAAGAAGATGAGACCCTTATATGAAGATTATGTCATTCTGAAGAACGAAGCAGCCAAGCTTAACA ATTTTGAGGACTACGGCGCTTATTGGAGATATAACTATGAGACGATTGATGAGGAAAGTCCATATGATTACAACAGGCATGAGCTGATGGAAGATGTACGCTCCATCTACAAACAG ATTTTACCTCTATACAAGGAGCTTCATGCTTACGTCAGGGCTAAATTGATGAAAGTCCACGAAGGGCACATTGATGAACGAGGACCTTTACCAGCCAATCTCCTGG GTGACATGTGGGGAAGATTCTGGGCCAACTTGTATCCCCTTGTAATGCCTTACCATGGGGAGATTGATGTCAGCACAACAATGGTAGAAAAG GGCTGGACAGAGCGTCGGCTATTCGAAGAGGCCGAGAAGTTCTTTATGTCGGTAGGACTGTTTAAAATGTATGATAACTTCTGGAACAACTCCATGTTGGTGAAGCCCGATGACGGACGCAATGTGGTGTGTCATCCCACTGCCTGGGACATGGGCAACACTGAGGACTACag GATCAAAATGTGCACTAAAGTCAACATGGACAACTTCCTCACAGTCCACCACGAGATGGGCCACAACCAGTACCAGATGGCTTACAAGAACCTGTCTTACCTGTTGAGAGACGGCGCCAACGAAGGTTTCCACGAGGCCGTCGGGGAAATCATGTCCCTCTCAGCTGCCACACCAAAACACTTGAAAGCACTTGGTCTCCTGCCTGCTGACCACATTTATGATAATG AAACAGAGATTAACTTCCTGCTTAAGCAGGCGCTGACCATTGTGGCCACTCTGCCTTTCACTTACATGCTGGAAGAGTGGCGGTGGCAGGTGTTTGCAGGAAACATCCCTGAGGAAAAATGGATGCTACGTTGGTGGGAGATGAA GAGAGATCTCGTCGGTGTGGTGGAGCCGGTGCCGAGAGACGAGACGTACTGTGACCCTGCGGCTCTCTTCCACGTATCTGGAGATTATTCCTTCATCAG ATATTTCACAAGAACCATCTACCAGTTTCAGTTCCAAAAAGCACTTTGTCACGCCGCCGGTCAGTCTGACGTATTGTCTTCGTGTGATATCACTGGTTCAAAAGAAGCTGGCGCCAAGCTCAG GAGCATGTTAGAGTTGGGTCGCTCCAAGTCGTGGACTCGAGCTTTGCACGCCATATCTGGAGATACCAGGATGGATGCCAGGCCTCTGCTAGACTATTTCCAAAAACTATACGTGTGGTTGAAGGAGGACAACATGAAACACAACCGCACTGTCGGATGGGATCCGGCGGTTGATCCAT ATTCCAAAGACGCCATCAAAGTGAGGCTCAGCTTAAAAATGGCCATGGGTGATGAAGCT TATTCCTGGAACGCCAACGAGCAGTACCTGTTCAGGGCCAGCGTGGCATACGCTCTGCGACAGTATTACAGTCAGAAAAACAACACTCTTCTCTTTAC CGCGGAGAACGTGATAACATATAAGCAAACACCCAGGATTTCATTTTACATGGTGGTTACCAACCCTGAGAGTCCATCGCAATTTGTCCCAAGGGAAGATTTGAAAGCAGCCATACG ACAGTCCCGTGGGCGTCTGAACGACGCGTTCCAACTGGACGACCACACGCTCGAGTTTGACGGCATCCCAGCGACGCTTTCACCTCCCGTGGAGCAACCGGTAGAAGTGTGGCTCGTGGTGTTTGGGGTAGTCATGGCAGTGGTGGTGCTCATGGGGCTCTTCCTCATCATCTCTGGCATCATAGGGCGCAAAAG AAAGTCTAGAAATACAGTGGTGGAAAATCCTTACGAGCCCGAGGGACAGACCAACAGGGCCTACGAAGAAAGTCATGACGAACTAACCGGTTTGTGA